A genomic window from Streptomyces sp. 846.5 includes:
- a CDS encoding LPXTG cell wall anchor domain-containing protein, which produces MSDALLRRFARIGAAIVAASAISVGLTVLPAQADSVSGSASGSKALITVIAPSAVTLVPQPASGGPTALTTLTPVVLNEGDIAQAKDVVLSIDASGLTGVAELTLPAKEDCAFTDAAHTKADCHLGSVETFGTVDLGVRTLAGAAVGSTGKLSFKATASNAVEDPSDTAADLTTVITVGDGPDLATGEVGGLTVKPGGSTSYTPKLRNVGDRDSAKGVVMLIDAADALGGSAFTVGGNYSNCQYGVGDTSLPAAERTGVLCHFDDVVVHPGDVLQPSAPITVKATSDATIGYTAYGFDTVGGDLTQGLSKGHSGTGAALGLVSVPAGSSRALVGDLNYGNNVGIAQLTTGQTLDVMATTGNVSGTVGSGVELGAGVANVGTLPTRSLDGAPSAKDTAALLVALPVGVKVTKVPAGCFDDQTASAQSARSRLGSRLSSRMATAVGTLPTDIGAVYACIVDSVIQPGGTNLFTFTVEPTKVLHAAQGAVVAFTGSGIDDDMTNNIADFTVDAVKATTAPVTATASATASASATASAASSASVTASASATSTGGALAQTGGGDDTTPMLFYGIGAIALGVAGVLLARRRRTGSHG; this is translated from the coding sequence TCCGTTTCCGGGTCCGCGTCCGGCAGCAAGGCGCTGATCACAGTGATCGCCCCGTCGGCGGTGACGCTGGTGCCGCAGCCCGCGAGCGGCGGCCCGACCGCCCTGACGACGCTCACCCCGGTGGTGCTGAACGAGGGTGACATCGCCCAGGCGAAGGACGTCGTGCTCAGCATCGACGCGAGCGGGCTCACCGGGGTCGCCGAGCTCACGCTGCCCGCCAAGGAGGACTGCGCCTTCACCGACGCGGCGCACACCAAGGCCGACTGCCACCTGGGCTCGGTCGAGACCTTCGGCACGGTGGACCTGGGCGTCCGCACCCTTGCCGGAGCCGCGGTCGGCAGCACCGGCAAGCTGTCCTTCAAGGCCACCGCCTCCAACGCGGTCGAGGACCCGTCGGACACCGCCGCGGACCTCACCACCGTCATCACCGTCGGCGACGGTCCCGACCTGGCGACCGGCGAGGTCGGCGGCCTGACCGTGAAGCCGGGCGGGAGCACCTCCTACACCCCGAAGCTGCGCAACGTGGGCGACCGGGACTCCGCCAAGGGCGTGGTGATGCTGATCGACGCGGCCGACGCTCTCGGCGGAAGCGCCTTCACCGTCGGCGGCAACTACAGCAACTGCCAGTACGGCGTCGGCGACACCAGCCTGCCGGCCGCCGAGCGCACCGGCGTGCTGTGCCACTTCGACGACGTCGTGGTGCACCCGGGCGACGTGCTGCAGCCCTCCGCGCCGATCACCGTCAAGGCCACCTCGGACGCCACCATCGGCTACACCGCGTACGGCTTCGACACCGTCGGCGGCGATCTGACCCAGGGCCTCAGCAAGGGCCACAGCGGCACCGGCGCCGCGCTCGGCCTGGTGTCGGTGCCCGCAGGCTCCAGCCGGGCCCTGGTCGGCGACCTGAACTACGGCAACAACGTCGGCATCGCCCAGCTGACCACCGGTCAGACGCTGGACGTCATGGCCACGACCGGGAACGTCAGCGGCACCGTCGGCAGCGGCGTCGAGCTGGGCGCCGGGGTCGCCAACGTCGGCACCCTGCCCACCAGGAGCCTGGACGGCGCCCCGTCCGCCAAGGACACCGCCGCGCTGCTGGTCGCCCTGCCGGTCGGCGTCAAGGTCACCAAGGTCCCCGCGGGATGCTTCGACGACCAGACCGCCTCGGCCCAGTCCGCTCGGAGCCGCCTCGGCAGCCGGCTGAGCAGCAGGATGGCCACCGCGGTCGGCACCCTGCCCACCGACATCGGCGCCGTGTACGCCTGTATCGTCGACTCGGTGATCCAGCCGGGGGGCACCAACCTCTTCACCTTCACCGTGGAGCCGACCAAGGTGCTGCACGCCGCCCAGGGCGCGGTGGTGGCCTTCACCGGTTCGGGCATCGACGACGACATGACCAACAACATCGCCGACTTCACCGTCGACGCGGTCAAGGCGACCACCGCCCCGGTCACCGCCACGGCCTCGGCCACGGCGAGCGCCTCGGCCACGGCTTCGGCCGCCTCCTCGGCCTCGGTGACCGCCTCCGCCTCGGCGACGTCCACCGGCGGCGCCCTGGCCCAGACCGGTGGCGGTGACGACACCACCCCGATGCTCTTCTACGGCATCGGCGCCATCGCCCTGGGCGTGGCCGGCGTCCTGCTCGCCCGCCGCCGCAGGACCGGCAGCCACGGCTGA